TAATTGTTTCAGACTTACCGTCTTTAGTAATTTTAATAGTGTTTTTGTCAACAAAAGAACCAACGCCTTCAAAAGAATCAATCTTATTTTTTTTGAACAGGTATTGAATACCTGCAGTATTTTGAGCTACCACATCATCTTTGCGCGCAATCATTTGCGCCATATCAACCTTTAAATCTTTCAGGTTGATACCATGAGTCGAAAATGTGTGAGCTGCATTGTGAAAATGTTCTGAAGAGTCTAACAAGGCTTTTGATGGAATACAACCTACATTCAAACAGGTACCACCAAAAGTTTTATATTTTTCTATAACTGCCGTTTTTAAGCCTAATTGGGCGCATCTGATCGCTCCAACATAACCGCCCGGGCCCGAGCCAATTACAACTACATCGTATTGCATATTAAGGATTTTTTTTGCGTAAAGTTAAGAAACCTAATGTGAATATCAGTCAATTATTAACCAATTCCATATATTTATGACTTAAAAAACCTTGACTTATGGTTCCTGTTAAATCCTTCTGGCTTGCCATTCTGCTGCTTTTTGCAGCCCCTTCCCTATTTGCACAACAAACCGACTCAGCATACGTACGGGAAAACTACACAAAAATAGAAAGGCGCATCACTATGCGAGATGGCATCAAACTCTTTACCTCCATTTATATCCCTAAGGATCAAAGTAAAAAATATCCTATCCTGCTTAACCGAACACCCTATACAGTTTCACCATATGGTGAAACGAATTATAAAACAAGCCTGGGCAATTTCCCTGCCGAAATGAGAGAAGGCTTCATTTTTGTATACCAGGATGTAAGGGGTAAATGGATGAGTGAGGGCGATTTCGAAGACATCAGGCCACAAATAGCAAATAAAAAAAGTAAAAAGGACATCGACGAAAGTTCTGACACCTATGATACGATTGACTGGTTGGTAAAAAACATTAAAAACAACAATGGCAAAGTCGGCATTTATGGGATCTCCTATCCGGGCTTTTATTCAACCACCTCCTTGCCAGGTGCACATCCTTCATTAAAAGCGGTTTCTCCACAAGCTCCGGTTACCGATTGGTACCTTGGTGATGATTTTCACCACAATGGCGTCCTATTTTTGTGTGACGCCTTTAGCTTTATGAGCACTTTTGGTGTTCCAAGACCACAGCCCATTACCCCTGATAAAGGACCTAAGGGTTTTAAATTTCCAATTCAAGACAATTACCGTTTTTACCTGGAAGCTGGATCGGTTAAGAACTTAAAAGAGAAATATTTTGCCGACAGCATCAAGTTCTGGAACAATTTATTTGCCCATCCAAACCTCGATACCTTTTGGAGAGCAAGAAGTATCCAACAATACCTTACCCATGTAAAGCCTGCAGTAATGGTTGTGGGTGGCTTCTTCGATGCTGAAGATGCTTATGGAGCTTTTGCAACCTACAAGACAATTAAGAAACAAAACCCCGGTGCCAATAATATTCTGGTAGCAGGCCCATGGTTTCATGGTGGCTGGGTACGCGGCAAAGGCGATAGCTTTGGCGACATCAATTTTGGTCAGCCAACCAGTACCTATTACCAGGAAAATTTCGAACTTCCTTTCTTTAAATACCACCTGAAAGGCGAAGGTAGCTTTAGTCCGGCCGAAGCAAATATCTTTATAACTGGTAGCAACGAATGGAAAAAGTTCAGCACATGGCCACCTAATGAAACAGAAAATAAAACATTGTACTTCCAGCCAAATGGAAAGTTGGGCTTTGATAAAGTACAAAGAACAGATAGCTGGGATGAATATGTGAGCGACCCGAACAGCCCGGTTCCCTACCAGGCAGGAGTTCAAGCCAAAAGAACACGCGAATACATGATAGATGACCAGCGTTTTGCTTCCCGCCGACCGGATGTAAAAGTATACCAGACCGATATTTTAACGGAAGACCTTACCCTTGCTGGTCCCGTTCTGGCCAATCTGGTCGTTTCTACTACTGGTACAGATGCCGATTATGTAGTTAAACTTATTGATGTATATCCTGAAGATAGTCCTGCTCCCTCCCCTAATCCACGCAATATCATCATGGGTGGTTATCAAATGTTGGTACGTGGCGAAATCATGCGGGGTAAATACCGCAACAGCTTTGAAAAACCAGAACCATTTGTTCCAGGCATGGTTACCAAAGTAAATTATGCCCTTCCGGATGTTGCACACACCTTTAAAAAAGGGCATCGCATCATGGTACAAGTCCAGAATACCTGGTTTCCACTAGCCGATAGAAACCCTCAAAAATTTATGGATATCTATCAGGCAGCTCCTTCAGATTTTCAAAAAGCCACACATCGCATATTTCACGATGTAAACAATGCTTCTGCACTTACCCTAACCGTATTAAAACCATAAGCTGATAATGAAAAAATTAATATATAGCCTTATCGCATTATTGCTCACTGTTGGCACCACAAATGCACAGCTGATGAAGGGGAAGAAACAATTCTCCCGAGCCGATAGTTTACGTGGAACGCTAAGCTCACTGCGATCTTGCTATGATATTAATTATTATCACCTTGACGTTAAAGTAGATATCCCAAATAAGTTCATTAGTGGCAGTAACGAATTTAAGTTCACCGCCACCCAGGACTTCAAAAACCTGCAGTTCGACCTGTTCGCTAATTTAAAAGTAGAGAAGGTAGTTTTCCATGGAATAGAGCTTCCATTTAAACGGGAGTTTAATGCTGTATTTGTAACCTTTCCAACAACTATTAAAAAAGGGACAGATGAAAGCTTCACCGTATACTATTCCGGAAACCCGATAATCGCCAAAAATCCACCATGGGACGGGGGTTTTATTTTCAGCAAAGATAAATCGGGTAATCCGTGGGTATCTGTAGCCTGCCAGGGTTTGGGGGCTAGTTGCTGGTGGCCAAACAAAGACCATCAAAGCGATGAGGTAGACAGTATGCTGATCAGCATTAGCGTGCCAAAAGACCTACAAGAAATCTCGAATGGCAGATTGCGTAACACTGTAGAAATGCCTGACGGATATCTTCAGTACAACTGGTTTGTAGATAACCCCATCAACAATTACAATATAACCATGTATATCGGTAGATATTCCCACTGGATAGATGAATACGCAGGCGAAAAAGGAAAGCTCTCTTTAGATTTTTGGTCATTAAAAGAAGATAGCCCCCTTGCACGTCCGCACTGGGATGCTGATGTTAAACCAATGCTAAAATCTTTCGAGTATTGGTTTGGCCCTTACCCTTTTTATGAAGATGGCTATAAACTAGTCGAAGCCCCTTATCTTGGCATGGAACATCAAAGTGCAGTTGCTTATGGCAACAACTTTAAAATGGGATATCTGGGCAATGACCTATCCGGTTCGGGATGGGGATTAAAGTTTGATTTCATTACCGTTCACGAAAGCGGACATGAATGGTTCGGTAATAACATTACCACAAAAGATATTGCCGACATGTGGGTGCACGAAGCTTTCACCAATTACTCCGAAGCCCTATTTACCGAATCCATGTATGGAAAAGATGCAGCGTTAGCTTATGTAGTTGGCATAAGAAAAAACATTAAAAACGACATCCCCATCATAGGTAAGTACGGTGTTAACCAGGAAGGTTCCGGAGATATGTATTACAAAGGAGCAAACCTGATACACCTGATCAGACAGCTCATCAACGATGATGAAAAGTTTAGGGGCATATTGCGAGGATTAAATAAAACCTTTTACCATTCCACCGTAACTACTCATCAGATTGAAGATTATATAGCCAAACAAAGTGGATTAAAGTTAAACAAGATATTTGATCAGTACCTGCGCCATACCCATATCCCTGTACTTGAATATCAGATCACTAATGGCGTTCTTAAATACCGTTGGGTAGCCGACGTAAAGGATTTTGACATGCCGGTAAAAGTAACATTAAAACCAGACAGCTTCAATTTTATCACCCCTGCTACCCATTGGAAAACTATCGATATCGATAAATCCATCACCAATAGTACTTTTAAAATAGATCCGAATTTTTATATTGACACAAAACAAGTCAACTAAAATCGGGTATAGAAAGCAAGTTGAACCGCATTATTAATCGTATTCACGGAGCGCCCATCAATAAATTGATTTAAGTAGCCCACTTCCATATCAAAGCGCTTGCTAAATCGGTAACCGGCAGCACCATATGCCCTATTCTGATCAAACAACTTGCCGTTTAGCTTGTCTTTGTTTTGAACATTGAAAAACAATTCATTCTGTAATGCCACAAATGGTCCCTCAACAAACGGCTCTTTAGCTTCAGTAAGGGGAAGTACAAACCTGACAAAATACCGGAATCGTTGTGAAAAAATATCTTCTCCCGTAGTTTCTATAAAACGTTGCTCCAGTCTGAAACGATGCTGAACATAAACCGGTTTAATTTTATGAGTATATACATACTGTTCCCAGATGCGGTGCTCTGTCAAAGTATATTTGGCTATCCCGTTATTTTTTAAAAAGGTATTTGTCAACAAATAGCCAACAGTTGCATTGCTATTCTTATTGATATAATAGGTTACTCCGGGTCTGAAGAGAAAATTCCGAACCCCATCCCAATTATCTTCAGTCCTCAGCTGGACATCAAGATGTAATCCCCACTTGTCACTAAACTTTGTACTATTTAAAAACATCAGCCAGCCGGAGTTTTGATTTACATGCTGGGAAAAACCATTCAGAACAAGAAGAGAGAATAGAAAGGTAAAGGTTATCTGTTTCATATGTTTAGGATCGGGTCAAGCTGCTAAAATAGAAAACAAAAACAAAAAAGGAGGACTCCCATAAAGAAATCCTCCCTGTGTATATCAAGATATTACAATACTAGAACTGAAAACCAAGTATCGTATAATTTTCAATGTATTTAATATTTTGACTTGCGCCATCAATGTCATCTCTGCCTGTTGTATGGATTTTAGAAAGGTCAATATAACCAACCTTTGTGCTGTTCTGCAAATAAAGACCTTTAGTTATATAGAACTTGAAACCAAGCTTCGCAGAAACACCCCAGCCTGCTACATTCCAATAATTGTTCTTTCCTACTCCAAACAAATGGGCATCAGTTCTAGGCACCACTAAGCCTGCACCTATACCGGTTTCCATAGTTAATGAAGTACGTTGAGAACGAGGTACCCAGATATCATCGTATCTTTCCAGTTCAGCACTGGCATAGTTTAAACCATCTGTATGCTCAAATACAAGCATATCCGGTCCTACCTCTAGCATTTCACCATTATATACACCGGCATAACGACCTGTAGGAACAGCGGGACTAGAAACCATAGGATCTATGTGCCCATCAATCCTTACCTTTTGCGGAATATCCATCACATATTTCATGTGATCCCAGCCCAAAGAGATACTATAGTTATCTTTGATAAAATACCCAAAGTGAAAATTAAACTGCGGGATACTTATAGATTTTGGATCCAGATACTTCCAGCTTAATTTAGTTTGCCTATCTTGTGCTACAACATCCCTAAGGGTAAAATCATAGCCCGGACCTTTAAAATTGATATCGCTATTTGCATACCAGGAATGGTTATATCCCCAGGTCACAAAGAAATCTCCTTTTCTGGAGAAATTTCTCTTCACCTCATTACCGAAGATACTTTTACCAATTTTAGGTGCTGGTGCAGAAGGAGTAATTTCTTGTTGTGCACTTAATTTTTTTGAAAAAATTAATAAAAAAAAGAATAAGTAATGTCTTTTCATCAGTATAAATTTATATAAATCAAAAAAGACCCGCAATTGATACGGGCCTTTTCTTTATATTCATAAGACTAAACGCCTAATAATAATCTTGCAGGATCTTCAAGTAATTGTTTAACCCTAACCAAGAAGCCTACAGACTCTCTTCCATCAATAATTCTGTGGTCATAAGACAATGCCAAATACATCATCGGACGAACAACAACCTCACCTTTTTCAGCAATTGGGCGCTCAATGATATTGTGCATACCTAAAATGGCTGACTGAGGCGCATTGATGATTGGAGTAGACATCATTGATCCAAAAACTCCACCATTAGTGATCGTAAATGTACCACCTGTCATTTCTTCAATTGTCAATTTGCTATCGCGTGCTTTTGTAGCCAGTTCAATTACTGTTTTCTCAATCTGAGCAAGGCTCATGCTCTCTGCATTTCTGATGATAGGAACTACCAGACCTTTAGGTGCAGAAACAGCGATAGAGATATCAGCAAAATCGTTGTAAACAATAGACTCACCATCAATACGCGCATTTACTGCAGGGAAATCTTTCAACGCCTCGCATACGGCTTTAGTAAAGAAGCTCATAAAGCCTAAACCTACACCAAATTTCTCTTTAAACTGATCTTTATATTTTCCACGCAAATCCATGATTGGCTTCATGTTCACCTCATTAAATGTGGTTAACATAGCCGTTTCATTCTTAACAGCAACCAAACGTTTTGCTACTGTTTTACGCAATGGCGACATTTTTTCTTTGCGTTCGTTTCTTGAACCCGCAACAGGAGCAGCAACTGCAGCTTTAGGTGCCTCAGCTTTAGCAGCTGGTGCAGACTTCTGCGCATTCAATGCATCTTCTTTGGTAATTCTTCCATCAACACCTGTTCCTTTAACAGAAGCAGCACCAACACCTTTCTCAGCCAGAATTTTGCCAGCAGAAGGTGATGGAGTACCGGTAGCATAGCTTTCTCCTGATCTTTCGGCAACCGGAGCAGCAACTTTATCAGCCGCAGCAGCAGGTTTCTCTTCAACAGGAGCAGCTGCTGCAGCTTTTGGCGCAGCACCACCATCTTCAATTTTACAAACTACAGCACCTAT
This is a stretch of genomic DNA from Candidatus Pedobacter colombiensis. It encodes these proteins:
- a CDS encoding CocE/NonD family hydrolase, with protein sequence MVPVKSFWLAILLLFAAPSLFAQQTDSAYVRENYTKIERRITMRDGIKLFTSIYIPKDQSKKYPILLNRTPYTVSPYGETNYKTSLGNFPAEMREGFIFVYQDVRGKWMSEGDFEDIRPQIANKKSKKDIDESSDTYDTIDWLVKNIKNNNGKVGIYGISYPGFYSTTSLPGAHPSLKAVSPQAPVTDWYLGDDFHHNGVLFLCDAFSFMSTFGVPRPQPITPDKGPKGFKFPIQDNYRFYLEAGSVKNLKEKYFADSIKFWNNLFAHPNLDTFWRARSIQQYLTHVKPAVMVVGGFFDAEDAYGAFATYKTIKKQNPGANNILVAGPWFHGGWVRGKGDSFGDINFGQPTSTYYQENFELPFFKYHLKGEGSFSPAEANIFITGSNEWKKFSTWPPNETENKTLYFQPNGKLGFDKVQRTDSWDEYVSDPNSPVPYQAGVQAKRTREYMIDDQRFASRRPDVKVYQTDILTEDLTLAGPVLANLVVSTTGTDADYVVKLIDVYPEDSPAPSPNPRNIIMGGYQMLVRGEIMRGKYRNSFEKPEPFVPGMVTKVNYALPDVAHTFKKGHRIMVQVQNTWFPLADRNPQKFMDIYQAAPSDFQKATHRIFHDVNNASALTLTVLKP
- a CDS encoding M1 family metallopeptidase, translated to MKKLIYSLIALLLTVGTTNAQLMKGKKQFSRADSLRGTLSSLRSCYDINYYHLDVKVDIPNKFISGSNEFKFTATQDFKNLQFDLFANLKVEKVVFHGIELPFKREFNAVFVTFPTTIKKGTDESFTVYYSGNPIIAKNPPWDGGFIFSKDKSGNPWVSVACQGLGASCWWPNKDHQSDEVDSMLISISVPKDLQEISNGRLRNTVEMPDGYLQYNWFVDNPINNYNITMYIGRYSHWIDEYAGEKGKLSLDFWSLKEDSPLARPHWDADVKPMLKSFEYWFGPYPFYEDGYKLVEAPYLGMEHQSAVAYGNNFKMGYLGNDLSGSGWGLKFDFITVHESGHEWFGNNITTKDIADMWVHEAFTNYSEALFTESMYGKDAALAYVVGIRKNIKNDIPIIGKYGVNQEGSGDMYYKGANLIHLIRQLINDDEKFRGILRGLNKTFYHSTVTTHQIEDYIAKQSGLKLNKIFDQYLRHTHIPVLEYQITNGVLKYRWVADVKDFDMPVKVTLKPDSFNFITPATHWKTIDIDKSITNSTFKIDPNFYIDTKQVN
- a CDS encoding DUF2490 domain-containing protein, whose amino-acid sequence is MKQITFTFLFSLLVLNGFSQHVNQNSGWLMFLNSTKFSDKWGLHLDVQLRTEDNWDGVRNFLFRPGVTYYINKNSNATVGYLLTNTFLKNNGIAKYTLTEHRIWEQYVYTHKIKPVYVQHRFRLEQRFIETTGEDIFSQRFRYFVRFVLPLTEAKEPFVEGPFVALQNELFFNVQNKDKLNGKLFDQNRAYGAAGYRFSKRFDMEVGYLNQFIDGRSVNTINNAVQLAFYTRF
- the odhB gene encoding 2-oxoglutarate dehydrogenase complex dihydrolipoyllysine-residue succinyltransferase → MSIEIKVPPVGESITEVVLSRWVKNDGDVVEMDEVIAELESDKATFELTAEQAGTLKTVAAEGDTLAIGAVVCKIEDGGAAPKAAAAAPVEEKPAAAADKVAAPVAERSGESYATGTPSPSAGKILAEKGVGAASVKGTGVDGRITKEDALNAQKSAPAAKAEAPKAAVAAPVAGSRNERKEKMSPLRKTVAKRLVAVKNETAMLTTFNEVNMKPIMDLRGKYKDQFKEKFGVGLGFMSFFTKAVCEALKDFPAVNARIDGESIVYNDFADISIAVSAPKGLVVPIIRNAESMSLAQIEKTVIELATKARDSKLTIEEMTGGTFTITNGGVFGSMMSTPIINAPQSAILGMHNIIERPIAEKGEVVVRPMMYLALSYDHRIIDGRESVGFLVRVKQLLEDPARLLLGV